In Persephonella hydrogeniphila, the following are encoded in one genomic region:
- the coaE gene encoding dephospho-CoA kinase (Dephospho-CoA kinase (CoaE) performs the final step in coenzyme A biosynthesis.), producing MLRVGLTGSIGTGKSTVSQIFKKLGAYVIDADKVVHKLLKREDIKEKIREEFGDVFTEEGEVNRKKLAKIVFNDKEKKKKLEAILHPEVFKEIQKFFDEVEKKDPDAVAIAEIPLLIETGSYKNYDTVVVVYAPEELQIERLVRKGMDREEAIKRIKSQLPIDEKIKYADFVIYNTGNLQQLEKEVKDVFQRLKNISSKH from the coding sequence ATGCTTAGAGTAGGTCTGACTGGTTCGATAGGAACAGGTAAATCTACAGTTTCACAGATTTTCAAAAAGTTAGGGGCGTATGTAATAGATGCAGATAAAGTTGTCCACAAACTCCTTAAAAGAGAAGATATAAAGGAAAAAATCAGAGAAGAGTTCGGAGATGTTTTTACAGAAGAGGGAGAGGTTAACCGGAAAAAACTTGCAAAAATAGTTTTTAATGATAAGGAAAAGAAAAAGAAGTTAGAAGCTATTCTCCATCCTGAAGTTTTTAAGGAAATCCAGAAATTCTTCGACGAAGTGGAAAAAAAAGATCCTGATGCTGTAGCTATAGCTGAGATACCTCTGTTAATAGAAACAGGCAGTTATAAAAATTACGATACTGTTGTGGTTGTGTATGCCCCGGAAGAACTACAGATAGAAAGACTTGTAAGGAAAGGAATGGATAGGGAAGAAGCCATAAAAAGAATAAAATCCCAGCTACCTATTGATGAGAAAATAAAATACGCGGACTTTGTTATATATAACACCGGTAATCTGCAACAACTTGAAAAAGAGGTAAAAGATGTTTTCCAGAGGCTTAAAAATATTTCTTCTAAGCATTAG
- the tilS gene encoding tRNA lysidine(34) synthetase TilS, whose amino-acid sequence MVEKKFLKAIKDFDLISENDRILVAFSGGIDSTVLTELLLKLKKTLKISEIALAHLNHSLRGKESDKDEEFCKKFAQERNLHIYTKKVDVKELAKKNKLSVEEAARIVRYSFFEEIIKEKNYNKLATGHHLSDLVETMLLWFVQGNRKGIKGFKPRENNIIRPMYYIKKEEISDYAEKNKIPYRVDRTNFKTDILRNKIRHNIIPELKNINPSLEKSMLVESLLLQIDDDYLIKESGRFSQLFLTEKIKLSDIKGIHRALLYRLLIEWIYRITGSYPSYKKVLDILDILDKEGEKKLNLGKGYILIKSYDYLLIETQKKRSEIFYKMKAGEEILIKEAGIILKSYITDRIDAGKLKDERRVVCFDIGEENPEFTVRSRKEGDKFLPFGRKTEKKLKDIFIELKIPRYMRDTIPLLEFRNKILWVIGYKRSGYYPITEKTEKMICFEIKEV is encoded by the coding sequence ATGGTTGAGAAAAAATTTCTCAAAGCAATCAAAGATTTTGATCTTATATCAGAAAACGACAGGATTCTTGTGGCTTTTTCAGGGGGGATAGATTCAACGGTTCTGACAGAACTTCTCCTTAAACTGAAAAAAACATTAAAGATCTCAGAGATAGCCCTCGCCCATCTTAACCACTCCTTAAGAGGAAAAGAGTCAGACAAAGATGAAGAGTTTTGTAAAAAATTTGCTCAGGAAAGGAATCTTCATATCTACACAAAAAAAGTAGATGTAAAAGAGTTAGCTAAAAAAAACAAACTATCTGTAGAGGAAGCAGCAAGAATAGTTAGATATTCATTTTTTGAAGAAATAATAAAGGAAAAAAATTACAATAAGCTTGCAACAGGACATCATCTGTCTGATCTTGTAGAAACTATGCTGCTGTGGTTTGTGCAGGGGAATAGAAAAGGGATAAAGGGATTCAAGCCTCGTGAGAATAATATTATCAGACCTATGTACTACATAAAAAAAGAAGAGATATCTGATTATGCAGAAAAAAATAAAATCCCTTACAGAGTAGACAGAACAAATTTTAAGACAGATATACTCCGTAATAAAATTAGACATAACATAATCCCTGAACTAAAAAATATCAATCCTTCCCTTGAAAAATCTATGCTTGTAGAGTCTTTGCTCCTTCAGATTGATGACGATTATCTAATTAAAGAGAGCGGTAGATTTTCACAGCTTTTTCTCACAGAGAAAATAAAATTATCAGATATTAAGGGTATACATAGAGCGCTATTGTACAGGCTTCTCATAGAATGGATTTACAGAATAACAGGAAGCTATCCGTCGTACAAAAAGGTGTTGGATATCTTGGATATTTTAGATAAGGAGGGAGAAAAAAAACTTAATCTAGGAAAAGGATATATACTGATAAAAAGCTATGATTATCTGCTTATTGAAACTCAGAAAAAAAGAAGCGAGATTTTTTATAAAATGAAGGCTGGAGAGGAGATTTTAATAAAAGAAGCAGGTATTATATTAAAAAGCTACATAACTGATAGGATAGATGCAGGTAAATTGAAAGACGAAAGAAGAGTTGTCTGCTTTGATATAGGAGAAGAAAATCCAGAATTTACAGTAAGAAGTAGAAAAGAAGGGGATAAATTTTTACCCTTCGGCAGAAAAACAGAAAAGAAGTTAAAGGATATTTTTATAGAGCTGAAGATTCCAAGATATATGAGAGATACCATACCACTTCTTGAATTTCGGAATAAAATATTATGGGTAATTGGTTATAAAAGGTCAGGTTATTATCCGATTACCGAGAAAACTGAAAAAATGATCTGTTTTGAGATAAAGGAGGTTTGA
- a CDS encoding pseudouridine synthase: MKKIRLDKFLSDLGFGSRKEVKKLIKQKRVQVNDRTVNNPSFTIDIQKDSVYLDGELLQYNEHHYYMFNKPSGYITAKEDKTHPVVMEFFEDNPFYRKLFPVGRLDIDTEGLLLITDDGQLSHRIAHPKWEVEKEYYAVVKGDISSEKLDRYEKEGIKFKNFTTKPFKIKVLSSSPEKSEILITVKEGKHHIVKKIMEKIGYPVLYLKRIRIGNLKLDESLEPGEYRELTEEELKNLKKLVNL; the protein is encoded by the coding sequence TTGAAAAAAATCCGGCTTGACAAATTCTTATCGGATTTAGGTTTTGGCTCAAGGAAAGAAGTCAAAAAGCTTATTAAACAAAAACGAGTACAGGTAAACGACAGGACAGTAAATAATCCATCATTTACCATAGACATTCAAAAAGACAGCGTTTATCTGGATGGTGAACTTCTCCAGTACAATGAGCATCACTACTACATGTTCAATAAACCTTCTGGATATATAACAGCAAAGGAGGACAAAACACATCCTGTTGTAATGGAGTTTTTTGAAGACAATCCTTTTTACAGAAAACTTTTTCCTGTTGGTAGATTGGACATAGACACTGAAGGTTTGCTATTAATAACAGATGATGGTCAGTTAAGTCACAGAATAGCCCACCCAAAATGGGAAGTTGAAAAGGAGTACTACGCTGTTGTAAAAGGAGATATATCATCTGAAAAACTTGACAGATACGAAAAGGAAGGAATCAAATTTAAAAACTTCACAACCAAACCTTTTAAAATAAAAGTTCTGTCATCTTCACCGGAAAAATCAGAAATTCTTATAACTGTAAAAGAGGGAAAACACCATATAGTAAAAAAAATAATGGAAAAAATAGGATATCCTGTGCTGTATCTGAAAAGAATTAGAATTGGAAATCTTAAACTTGATGAATCCCTTGAGCCGGGAGAGTATAGAGAACTTACAGAGGAAGAGCTGAAAAACTTAAAAAAACTTGTAAATCTGTAA
- a CDS encoding methionine adenosyltransferase, protein MANIAIGKLDFPKVSEQPVEIVERKGTGHPDTICDALGEELSIALSKLYREECGAIMHHNVDKALLIGGIADPKFGGGSMISPIEIYLTGRAINEINGKRLPVEELAIETAHKWLKENIPNLDVSKHVIIHPKLKPGSKDLVELFERFQLKGEVPLANDTSFGVGHAPFDDIETIVYEVERALNSKEFKKEHPYLGEDIKVMGVRNRDKIRITIAAAFVDRYVKDVDDYLNKKEVISNYAYSVAQNLTDRHVDIFLNTADDPENESVYITVTGTSAEAGDDGQIGRGNRVNGLITPYRPMSLEAAAGKNPVSHIGKIYNTAATDMAERIVSEIEEVEEVYVYLVSQIGKPITEPQVCDIKLRVNGEIKGLEEKVRKIAQEEIDNLPNTWQKFLERKFRLY, encoded by the coding sequence TTGGCAAATATCGCTATTGGAAAGCTTGATTTTCCAAAAGTATCTGAACAGCCTGTAGAAATAGTTGAAAGGAAAGGAACAGGACATCCTGACACTATATGTGATGCTCTTGGGGAGGAGTTATCAATAGCACTATCAAAATTATACAGAGAAGAGTGTGGTGCTATTATGCATCACAACGTTGATAAAGCTTTATTAATAGGAGGAATTGCCGACCCTAAATTTGGTGGAGGCTCTATGATTTCTCCTATAGAGATATATCTTACAGGAAGAGCGATAAATGAGATTAATGGAAAAAGACTTCCTGTGGAAGAGCTTGCCATAGAAACAGCTCACAAATGGTTAAAGGAAAATATACCTAACCTTGATGTTTCAAAACATGTGATTATTCACCCAAAGCTGAAGCCCGGAAGTAAGGATCTCGTTGAGCTTTTTGAAAGATTTCAGCTAAAAGGTGAGGTTCCACTTGCAAATGATACATCTTTTGGTGTGGGACATGCTCCCTTTGATGATATAGAAACTATTGTCTACGAAGTAGAAAGAGCCCTTAATAGTAAAGAGTTTAAAAAAGAACACCCTTACTTAGGAGAAGATATTAAAGTAATGGGAGTTAGAAATAGAGATAAAATCCGTATAACAATAGCTGCTGCTTTTGTTGACAGATATGTAAAAGATGTAGATGATTACCTTAATAAAAAAGAAGTTATCTCAAATTACGCATACTCTGTAGCACAAAATCTTACAGACAGACATGTAGATATATTCTTGAATACAGCCGATGACCCGGAGAATGAATCAGTTTATATCACTGTAACAGGTACTTCAGCTGAAGCAGGAGATGACGGTCAGATAGGAAGGGGAAACAGAGTAAACGGGCTTATAACACCTTACAGACCTATGAGTCTGGAAGCAGCAGCAGGTAAAAACCCGGTTTCCCATATAGGTAAGATTTATAACACGGCAGCTACAGATATGGCTGAGAGGATTGTATCAGAGATAGAAGAAGTAGAAGAAGTGTATGTTTATCTTGTCAGCCAGATAGGAAAACCTATTACCGAACCTCAAGTGTGCGACATAAAACTCAGAGTTAATGGTGAAATAAAAGGTCTTGAAGAGAAAGTAAGAAAAATAGCACAGGAAGAGATAGATAATCTTCCAAACACATGGCAGAAATTCTTAGAAAGGAAATTCAGACTCTATTAA
- a CDS encoding AAA family ATPase produces the protein MILKRLKLENFLAHRDTAVDFSERGITVFIGENGAGKSSIVEGIFYGLFGKTDRGNISDLISWGKKQAKIELDFKKGNTEYRVERIITLRGSKPVTSATVFKKEGSRYIPYYQKHISKELPKITGITQKTFLSSILVKQGDIEGLLDLPAKERAKVFEDILDMSLYQLLVEHIAQKRKNLKVQMEAIDRATKSPDELQKEITQINSEIENLQTEKSRILEEISKIQKEIQKEEKELEFLLSEKEKNIKNKAKIDKAQELIKLKEKNIKQLNQKLSQIEKLKEKIPELEKNIKILRELEEKLRLINEIQVLKTKFTSIQEKIKEYSDKESIYKKQKQIAQEYIQKEKQLKEIKEQLKKAQKLKGEKNSLEIQLKKQEKKKEQFLQNLSSVLERLLNFKKSYLILKDNPLMIEQFIQNNRDRIEQLSKEKDEIREKKGALRAEGEELNKKIENLTGIEGNCPTCSRPLDSHTKEELIRDIQKHLEKKREEFRQLNKKEKNLSQEIEKEKQIESLLKEFKDHFDKYTEIQSEIKDIKTKLSVINAQLKTLQETVEKEKSIEEFLSKNREKYQLYIEAERYIKNTDIKSLKKSYSQIKEKLKTLLKKVNPEEREKIEKFFSELKESEKEYERIKQIISEEERIKEELDRLGKEIKENEKVIQETEKLILDDRKIEEKINFVKARINDLQQKLNRHRDELSGINEKIGKATGIRESLSKELQETEQNLKEIQRLKDKIEKYHRVEHALGPRGIQRIIRENALYELPRITNIIFSAFGFPFQQVKFNEDFDISLLAPTFEKTERYIPVSSISGGQRVALGLALRLAIGRFLSNRAEFLILDEPTVHLDQQRRNDLIDILISLKEKKFVNQLIVVTHDTEVEDAADSIYYVEKGSVKPLV, from the coding sequence ATGATACTAAAAAGATTAAAATTAGAGAACTTTCTCGCCCACAGGGATACAGCTGTCGATTTTTCTGAAAGGGGAATAACTGTTTTTATAGGAGAAAATGGAGCAGGTAAAAGCTCTATAGTAGAAGGAATATTCTACGGTTTATTTGGGAAAACAGACAGAGGGAATATATCAGACCTTATAAGCTGGGGAAAAAAACAGGCGAAGATTGAATTAGACTTTAAAAAAGGAAATACAGAATACAGAGTAGAAAGGATTATAACACTGAGGGGAAGTAAGCCTGTTACCTCGGCTACCGTTTTTAAGAAAGAAGGAAGCAGGTATATACCTTACTACCAGAAGCATATATCTAAAGAACTGCCTAAAATCACAGGAATTACACAAAAAACATTTCTATCTTCTATCCTTGTTAAACAGGGAGATATTGAAGGACTTTTAGACCTTCCAGCTAAAGAAAGGGCTAAAGTTTTTGAGGATATACTGGATATGTCCCTGTATCAGCTTTTAGTGGAGCATATAGCCCAGAAAAGAAAAAATCTTAAAGTCCAGATGGAAGCGATAGACAGAGCAACAAAATCTCCTGATGAGCTTCAAAAAGAGATTACCCAGATAAACTCAGAGATAGAAAATCTTCAGACAGAAAAAAGCAGAATCTTAGAGGAGATATCAAAAATCCAGAAGGAGATTCAAAAAGAAGAAAAAGAACTGGAATTTTTACTCTCAGAAAAAGAGAAAAACATTAAAAATAAAGCAAAAATAGATAAAGCACAGGAACTGATAAAATTAAAAGAAAAAAATATAAAACAGCTTAATCAGAAGCTATCTCAGATAGAAAAACTGAAAGAAAAAATACCCGAATTAGAAAAAAACATCAAAATTCTGAGGGAATTAGAAGAAAAACTACGATTGATTAATGAGATACAGGTACTGAAAACGAAATTTACCAGTATTCAGGAAAAAATAAAAGAGTATTCTGACAAAGAAAGCATATACAAAAAACAGAAGCAGATTGCACAGGAATACATCCAAAAGGAAAAACAACTTAAAGAGATAAAAGAACAGCTAAAAAAAGCCCAGAAACTGAAAGGAGAAAAAAACTCTTTAGAAATACAGCTAAAAAAACAGGAAAAGAAAAAGGAACAGTTTTTACAAAATCTCTCATCTGTATTAGAAAGGCTTCTGAACTTCAAAAAATCATACCTTATACTGAAAGACAACCCTTTGATGATAGAACAGTTTATTCAGAACAACAGGGACAGAATAGAGCAGCTTTCAAAGGAAAAAGATGAGATTAGAGAGAAAAAAGGAGCATTAAGGGCTGAAGGAGAAGAGCTGAACAAAAAGATAGAAAATCTGACAGGAATAGAAGGTAACTGTCCTACATGTAGCAGACCTTTAGACAGCCACACAAAGGAAGAACTGATTAGAGATATACAGAAACATTTAGAGAAAAAAAGGGAAGAGTTCAGACAGTTAAATAAAAAAGAAAAAAATCTCTCCCAGGAGATAGAAAAAGAGAAACAGATAGAAAGTTTGCTGAAGGAGTTTAAAGATCACTTTGATAAATACACAGAAATACAATCTGAAATAAAAGATATAAAAACAAAACTCTCAGTTATAAACGCACAACTGAAAACTCTTCAGGAAACAGTAGAAAAAGAAAAAAGCATAGAGGAATTTCTGTCTAAAAATCGAGAGAAATACCAGTTGTATATAGAAGCAGAAAGATATATAAAAAATACCGATATAAAATCCCTGAAAAAATCCTACTCCCAGATCAAAGAAAAGTTAAAAACATTGTTAAAAAAGGTCAATCCTGAAGAAAGGGAAAAAATAGAGAAGTTTTTTTCGGAACTGAAAGAATCAGAAAAAGAGTACGAAAGGATAAAACAGATAATATCAGAAGAAGAGAGAATAAAAGAGGAGTTAGACAGATTAGGAAAAGAGATAAAAGAAAACGAAAAGGTAATACAGGAAACGGAAAAGCTCATTTTAGACGACAGAAAAATAGAAGAAAAGATAAACTTTGTAAAGGCACGTATAAATGATCTTCAGCAAAAGCTAAATAGACACAGGGATGAACTTTCAGGTATCAATGAAAAAATAGGTAAAGCAACAGGCATCAGAGAAAGTTTGTCAAAAGAGTTACAAGAAACAGAGCAAAATCTAAAAGAGATACAAAGATTAAAAGACAAGATTGAAAAATACCACAGAGTAGAACATGCCCTCGGTCCCAGAGGAATCCAGAGGATAATAAGGGAAAATGCTCTGTATGAGCTTCCAAGAATAACAAATATCATATTCTCAGCATTTGGTTTTCCTTTTCAACAGGTAAAATTCAATGAAGATTTTGATATATCTCTTCTTGCACCAACATTTGAAAAAACAGAAAGATACATTCCTGTGTCTTCAATTAGCGGAGGACAGAGGGTAGCCCTTGGACTTGCATTAAGACTTGCAATAGGAAGATTTTTATCAAACCGAGCTGAATTTCTTATACTTGACGAACCAACAGTACATCTGGATCAGCAGAGGAGAAATGATCTTATAGATATACTTATAAGCCTGAAAGAAAAAAAATTCGTTAATCAGCTTATAGTAGTTACCCATGATACAGAAGTGGAAGACGCTGCAGATAGTATTTACTATGTTGAGAAAGGTTCTGTAAAACCTCTTGTGTAG
- the ftsH gene encoding ATP-dependent zinc metalloprotease FtsH, giving the protein MQLSRSILIWFLIGALMIFAFNMLGSRQMVDNKISFTEFVEMVNDGKVEKATIKGEEIVAITKDGKKVETVIPEGYSKIYDILQENGVKIHVVPAEKTGWLTTLLISWLPILLFIGLWIFMMRQMSGGSNRAFSFAKSKAKVYLEEKPNVKLDDVAGMDEVKEEVKEIIDYLKDPQRFQKLGGRAPKGILFYGDPGVGKTLLAKAIAGEANVPFISISGSDFVEMFVGVGAARVRDLFETAKKHAPCLVFIDEIDAVGRARSGVGFGGGHDEREQTLNQLLVELDGFESGEGIIVIAATNRPDILDPALLRPGRFDRQISVPKPDVKGRYEILKVHVKKKNIPLDQDVDLMVIARGTPGFSGADLANIVNEAALLAARKRKEKVGMKEFEEAMDRIMMGLERKGMAITPAEKEKIAYHEVGHAIVSLMFKEADPLHKVSIIPRGMALGVTVNLPEEDRHIYSKKDLIARIHQLFGGRAAEEVFYGKDGITTGAENDLMRATELAYRIVASWGMTDELGPIHVSTARNNPFMPQQGPEISEETARKIDEEVNKLLREAYQRTKEIIESYKDAITAVVELLLDKETISCEEMVAILEEYGVPVINKCRKSIVEVVTDSSAPDAPAGAIE; this is encoded by the coding sequence GTGCAGCTGTCAAGGAGCATTCTTATATGGTTTTTAATAGGGGCGTTAATGATTTTTGCATTTAATATGCTTGGCTCCAGACAGATGGTAGATAATAAAATCTCATTTACTGAATTTGTAGAAATGGTAAATGATGGTAAGGTAGAAAAAGCTACAATCAAAGGAGAAGAGATTGTAGCGATAACAAAAGATGGTAAAAAGGTAGAAACAGTTATACCTGAAGGTTACAGCAAGATATACGATATACTTCAGGAAAATGGGGTCAAAATACATGTAGTACCTGCAGAAAAAACAGGCTGGCTGACAACACTGCTTATATCCTGGCTTCCGATACTGCTTTTTATCGGGCTATGGATATTTATGATGCGGCAGATGTCAGGTGGTTCAAACAGAGCATTCTCCTTTGCAAAATCAAAGGCAAAGGTTTATCTGGAAGAAAAGCCTAATGTAAAACTTGACGATGTAGCTGGAATGGATGAAGTAAAAGAAGAAGTTAAAGAAATAATAGATTATCTTAAAGATCCTCAAAGATTCCAAAAACTTGGAGGAAGGGCTCCAAAGGGTATATTATTCTATGGAGATCCAGGAGTAGGTAAGACACTTTTAGCAAAAGCCATAGCCGGTGAAGCGAATGTTCCTTTTATATCAATATCAGGTTCGGATTTTGTTGAGATGTTCGTTGGTGTTGGTGCTGCAAGGGTAAGAGATCTATTTGAAACAGCAAAAAAACATGCTCCATGCCTCGTGTTTATAGATGAGATAGATGCTGTAGGTAGAGCAAGAAGTGGAGTAGGTTTTGGTGGAGGACATGATGAAAGAGAGCAGACATTAAACCAGTTACTTGTTGAGCTTGACGGGTTTGAATCAGGAGAAGGGATTATAGTAATAGCAGCTACAAACAGGCCTGATATACTTGATCCAGCTTTACTTAGACCTGGAAGATTCGATAGACAGATATCTGTTCCGAAACCTGATGTCAAAGGAAGGTACGAAATTCTAAAGGTTCATGTTAAAAAGAAAAATATACCTCTTGATCAGGATGTGGATCTTATGGTTATAGCAAGAGGAACTCCGGGATTCTCAGGGGCAGATCTTGCAAATATAGTAAATGAGGCAGCTCTTCTTGCTGCAAGAAAAAGAAAAGAAAAAGTAGGAATGAAAGAGTTTGAAGAGGCTATGGATAGGATAATGATGGGTCTTGAAAGAAAAGGAATGGCAATAACTCCTGCAGAAAAAGAAAAAATAGCATACCACGAGGTTGGACATGCAATAGTTAGTTTGATGTTTAAAGAAGCAGATCCTCTGCATAAAGTTTCTATAATTCCGAGAGGAATGGCTCTTGGTGTTACAGTAAACTTACCTGAAGAAGACAGACATATCTACTCTAAAAAAGATCTTATTGCAAGAATACATCAGCTTTTCGGTGGAAGGGCAGCAGAAGAAGTGTTCTACGGAAAAGATGGTATCACTACAGGGGCAGAAAATGATCTTATGAGAGCAACAGAACTGGCATACAGAATTGTGGCATCATGGGGAATGACAGATGAATTAGGACCTATACATGTATCTACTGCCAGAAATAATCCTTTTATGCCACAGCAGGGACCGGAGATAAGTGAGGAAACTGCCAGAAAAATAGATGAAGAAGTGAATAAACTTCTGAGGGAAGCGTATCAGAGAACTAAAGAGATAATAGAAAGCTATAAAGATGCCATTACAGCTGTAGTTGAGCTTCTACTTGATAAAGAGACTATCTCTTGTGAAGAGATGGTAGCGATTTTAGAAGAATACGGAGTTCCTGTCATAAACAAATGCAGGAAATCTATAGTCGAGGTGGTAACAGATTCTTCAGCACCAGATGCACCTGCTGGAGCGATAGAATGA
- a CDS encoding HU family DNA-binding protein, translated as MTKAELVAKVAAQAGVTKASAERCVNAFVAALTEALEKGERVALPGLGVFNVKERKARKGRNPRTGEVIEIPARKVVTFHPAKALKERVK; from the coding sequence ATGACAAAAGCAGAACTCGTAGCAAAAGTAGCAGCGCAGGCAGGTGTTACAAAAGCATCAGCAGAAAGATGCGTTAACGCTTTCGTTGCTGCTCTTACAGAAGCTCTCGAGAAAGGAGAGAGAGTTGCTCTTCCAGGACTTGGAGTGTTCAACGTTAAGGAGAGAAAAGCGAGAAAAGGAAGAAACCCAAGAACTGGAGAGGTTATTGAAATTCCTGCAAGAAAAGTTGTTACATTCCACCCAGCTAAAGCTCTCAAAGAAAGAGTTAAGTAA
- a CDS encoding MFS transporter: protein MKKIQTVSWALFDFAETVFSANIISVFFPLWIVNTLGGSSYHYSFVYSTSVIFSILLGILTGKFADERGVKDKFFKLFVVGVIFFLYSMYFAHSLFSALVLFFIMNILYQQSLIFYNSLLHDISEGKDKGLVSGIGIGIGYIGGVISLLIANYLSETPAQTFLITAVIFTLFALPSVFFISSAKKKSANISIKGIIKDRKFLLFILSILFLTDAAHGLIIFMSVYLNKVFGMSQDEIVNVIAFAGIFAIISAPVSGYILKKLSPAIFMKYVFLGWISGFILLVLSTKLTIYVVAVLFGIFLASLWTTMRVVLIDISPSQQLTTRFAFMAMSERMASVLSPITWGVIVYILGEGAYSYKIAAAVLGLFPLIGLIIYLKFLKLLDM, encoded by the coding sequence TTGAAGAAAATCCAGACTGTATCCTGGGCGTTATTTGATTTTGCTGAAACTGTATTTTCTGCCAATATCATCTCTGTTTTTTTCCCTTTATGGATAGTTAACACTTTAGGGGGAAGTTCGTACCATTACTCTTTTGTCTACTCCACCTCTGTTATTTTTTCTATTTTACTGGGAATACTGACAGGTAAGTTTGCAGACGAAAGGGGAGTTAAAGATAAATTTTTCAAGCTTTTTGTAGTAGGTGTTATCTTTTTTCTTTACAGCATGTATTTTGCCCACTCTCTTTTTTCTGCTCTTGTTTTATTTTTTATCATGAACATCCTTTACCAGCAGAGTCTTATCTTTTATAACTCTCTTTTACATGATATCTCTGAAGGAAAAGATAAAGGTTTAGTGTCCGGTATAGGCATAGGAATAGGTTATATAGGAGGGGTTATAAGTCTTTTGATAGCTAATTATCTTTCTGAAACACCTGCACAAACTTTTTTGATAACAGCTGTTATCTTTACACTTTTTGCCCTGCCTTCAGTTTTTTTTATAAGTTCTGCTAAAAAGAAATCTGCGAATATCAGTATAAAAGGGATTATCAAAGACAGAAAATTCCTGCTTTTTATACTCTCTATACTTTTTCTGACAGATGCAGCCCACGGTTTGATAATATTTATGTCTGTCTATCTTAACAAAGTTTTTGGTATGAGTCAGGATGAGATTGTAAATGTTATAGCTTTTGCCGGTATATTTGCTATTATATCTGCTCCTGTATCTGGATATATCCTGAAGAAACTTAGTCCTGCCATTTTTATGAAATATGTGTTTTTAGGCTGGATATCAGGGTTTATCTTGCTTGTCTTATCTACCAAATTAACGATATATGTAGTGGCAGTGCTTTTTGGGATATTCCTTGCTTCTCTATGGACTACTATGAGAGTTGTTCTTATTGATATATCCCCATCGCAGCAGCTCACTACACGATTTGCTTTTATGGCTATGTCTGAGAGAATGGCGAGTGTACTTTCTCCTATTACGTGGGGAGTGATTGTTTACATTCTTGGAGAGGGTGCTTATTCTTATAAGATAGCAGCTGCAGTTCTGGGATTGTTTCCTTTAATAGGACTTATTATCTATCTAAAATTCCTAAAGCTACTTGACATGTAA
- the rpsT gene encoding 30S ribosomal protein S20, with product MAHTRSAKKRIRQAEKRRLLNRYHISRMKTAIKRVEEALKNKDIETAEKLLPLAQKLAYRAAAKGAIHKNEAARRVSRIARKVSAAKQSASA from the coding sequence ATGGCTCATACACGCTCGGCAAAAAAAAGAATAAGACAGGCAGAAAAAAGAAGACTTCTCAACAGATACCATATCTCCCGTATGAAAACTGCGATAAAAAGAGTTGAAGAAGCCTTAAAAAACAAAGATATAGAAACTGCAGAAAAACTTCTACCTCTTGCACAGAAGCTTGCCTACAGAGCTGCTGCTAAAGGCGCTATCCATAAAAATGAAGCTGCAAGAAGAGTATCCAGAATAGCAAGAAAAGTTAGCGCTGCGAAACAATCTGCTTCTGCATAA
- a CDS encoding cupredoxin domain-containing protein: protein MKKAFLLLVSVFIIFSCTKTEEKPDVIVDIKVSKNGYSPNDITVKQGQVVLFRITATDEGISAGYGSSNVGHCFYIMPPYDVLVKNIKKGETKEVKVKMVFPGDFLFTCPYCSGIFPTKGDLHVK, encoded by the coding sequence ATGAAAAAAGCCTTTCTCCTGTTGGTTAGCGTTTTTATAATTTTTTCCTGTACAAAAACAGAAGAAAAACCTGATGTGATTGTAGATATAAAAGTTTCAAAAAATGGATACTCTCCCAATGATATTACAGTTAAACAGGGTCAGGTCGTTTTATTCAGGATTACAGCAACAGATGAAGGCATAAGCGCTGGATACGGAAGCAGTAATGTAGGACATTGCTTTTACATAATGCCCCCCTATGATGTGCTGGTAAAAAATATAAAAAAAGGAGAGACAAAAGAAGTTAAGGTAAAAATGGTGTTCCCCGGAGATTTTCTGTTTACATGCCCTTATTGTTCCGGAATATTTCCAACAAAGGGAGATTTACATGTCAAGTAG